Proteins encoded within one genomic window of Nitrospira sp.:
- a CDS encoding transposase: protein MAKRPQFTKEFKLEAVRLWKSSGKPAAAVARELGLRRNHLYKWQLELETHGDAAFPGKGGRAHSTDELTRLRRENARLREERDILKKAAVSSTDQGNTLWDTVEWEGDSDGTDGTSGHVCGPES from the coding sequence ATGGCGAAGCGTCCACAGTTCACCAAAGAGTTCAAACTCGAAGCGGTCCGGCTGTGGAAGTCGTCTGGGAAACCCGCCGCTGCCGTGGCTCGTGAGTTAGGGTTGCGCCGGAACCACCTGTACAAGTGGCAACTGGAACTCGAGACACACGGCGACGCCGCGTTCCCCGGCAAGGGTGGCCGTGCCCACAGCACGGATGAGCTCACACGCTTACGGCGGGAAAATGCGCGCCTCCGCGAGGAGCGCGACATTTTAAAAAAAGCCGCGGTGAGTTCAACCGATCAAGGCAACACCCTCTGGGATACAGTGGAGTGGGAGGGTGATTCGGATGGGACAGATGGGACGTCCGGGCATGTCTGCGGCCCAGAAAGCTGA
- a CDS encoding DUF4384 domain-containing protein, with protein sequence MITAQRPRLFTRRTGLTMGFLGPLLLTSCAAAPFLVPVAFEFAKNLFQTGLSNYGSKHRDNLSNLVNRLSSPYMQGLPPMAMGGPGMPGQPGFPGQSGMPQQPFPGQPGMPVQPGGIDPNTGMPMGGGFQGQSGFPAQPGISQQQYPGQQTIPGQPGAYDPNNPYAQQPNQYGLASPYGQQPNQYGQVQQYGQQPNPYGQVSPYGQQANPYGQASPYGQQPNQYGQIQQYGQQNPYGTPNVYGQPANPYGTPSPYGMQNPMGGVPPQQGYDPNNPYGSAGMGQGYGQPQAGYGQAQPGFDPNNPNGSAGMGQGYGQPQAGYGQSQLGYGQGQPGFGTPSPYGQPQQPQAFGGYGAAGQHQYGGQPYGGAGIYPRSVSSEPVAVDVAMIRQKRTEKGKEVVLMSDGEVLRDGGANTEAGDRFKIVVRTNCDCYLYMTSIDGSGWADPIVPTAGSKTPNPVKKDQEYAFPEGAQWYTLDQVKGIESFFVVASANRRADLEESFAQLAAEPRPATKIVARVEEPPVIPRGVGSVTPRGILKVQDDTGATLHVTPLSYAAAQPGQDVTVTRWFKHE encoded by the coding sequence ATGATCACCGCGCAGAGACCACGACTTTTCACGAGGCGGACGGGGTTGACGATGGGGTTTCTCGGGCCCCTGCTGCTTACATCCTGTGCCGCCGCTCCCTTTCTGGTGCCGGTTGCTTTCGAGTTTGCCAAGAATCTGTTCCAAACCGGCCTTTCGAATTACGGCTCCAAGCATCGCGACAATCTCAGTAACCTGGTCAATCGCCTGTCGAGTCCCTACATGCAAGGGCTTCCCCCGATGGCTATGGGAGGACCGGGCATGCCCGGACAGCCAGGATTCCCAGGACAATCGGGGATGCCACAGCAGCCCTTTCCAGGTCAGCCTGGCATGCCGGTCCAACCGGGTGGCATCGATCCAAACACGGGAATGCCAATGGGCGGAGGATTTCAGGGGCAAAGCGGCTTCCCTGCACAACCGGGGATCTCTCAGCAGCAATATCCCGGGCAGCAGACCATTCCCGGTCAGCCGGGTGCGTACGACCCAAATAATCCGTACGCTCAACAGCCGAATCAGTACGGTCTGGCCTCTCCCTATGGGCAACAGCCCAATCAATATGGACAGGTCCAACAGTACGGCCAGCAGCCGAATCCATATGGTCAGGTGTCACCCTACGGGCAACAGGCGAATCCATACGGGCAGGCTTCTCCCTATGGGCAGCAGCCTAATCAGTATGGACAGATCCAGCAGTACGGACAGCAGAATCCCTACGGGACGCCCAATGTCTATGGTCAACCGGCCAATCCGTATGGGACTCCATCTCCATATGGAATGCAGAATCCGATGGGTGGAGTTCCACCACAGCAGGGCTACGATCCCAACAATCCTTACGGTTCAGCCGGGATGGGGCAGGGGTACGGTCAGCCGCAGGCTGGCTATGGTCAAGCGCAGCCGGGGTTTGACCCCAATAATCCAAATGGGTCAGCTGGCATGGGGCAAGGGTATGGTCAGCCGCAGGCTGGCTATGGTCAATCACAACTGGGATATGGCCAAGGGCAGCCGGGGTTTGGAACTCCTTCCCCCTATGGTCAGCCACAACAACCGCAGGCCTTTGGCGGTTATGGAGCCGCCGGTCAGCACCAATATGGCGGCCAGCCATACGGAGGAGCGGGGATTTATCCGCGTTCGGTGTCGTCCGAACCGGTGGCAGTCGATGTGGCAATGATCCGGCAAAAGCGCACGGAAAAAGGCAAAGAAGTGGTGTTGATGAGCGACGGGGAAGTGCTCAGGGACGGAGGCGCGAACACAGAGGCCGGTGACCGTTTCAAGATCGTCGTACGGACCAATTGCGATTGTTACCTATATATGACCTCCATCGACGGTTCCGGCTGGGCCGATCCGATTGTCCCGACTGCCGGCAGCAAGACGCCGAATCCTGTGAAGAAGGATCAAGAGTACGCATTTCCAGAGGGGGCGCAGTGGTACACGCTCGACCAGGTCAAAGGGATCGAATCGTTTTTCGTCGTGGCGTCCGCCAACCGTCGTGCTGATTTGGAAGAAAGCTTCGCTCAGTTGGCAGCGGAACCGCGTCCTGCCACGAAGATCGTGGCCCGAGTCGAGGAACCGCCGGTCATCCCGCGCGGTGTCGGATCGGTCACGCCACGCGGCATCCTCAAAGTTCAGGATGATACCGGCGCCACGCTGCATGTCACGCCACTTTCCTATGCGGCAGCACAGCCCGGACAAGATGTCACCGTCACGCGATGGTTTAAACACGAATAA
- a CDS encoding sigma-70 family RNA polymerase sigma factor, with amino-acid sequence MRSTHPQNDADPALLADIAAGNQAAFEQLYRLYETRVFQYISTLVSNSALAEEIVGDTMMAIWRGAGTFSGSSRVSTWIFGIARHKALDALRRTGRAQREIDLDGAADLTSLEDSPFDQVHRSQTEALTKQALSTLSGDHQEILRLVYYEELPYEDIAALLSIPTNTVKTRVFYAKQQLKRHLEKLGQKEPLR; translated from the coding sequence ATGAGATCGACCCACCCACAGAATGATGCGGACCCAGCCCTCCTGGCCGACATTGCGGCCGGTAACCAAGCGGCCTTTGAGCAATTGTACCGACTCTATGAAACACGGGTGTTCCAATACATCTCAACCCTCGTGTCCAACTCTGCCCTCGCCGAGGAAATCGTGGGGGATACGATGATGGCGATCTGGCGGGGCGCCGGCACCTTCTCCGGCTCCTCACGCGTATCGACGTGGATATTCGGCATCGCACGCCACAAGGCCCTGGATGCGTTGCGGCGCACAGGACGCGCACAGCGGGAAATCGACCTGGATGGAGCTGCCGACCTTACCTCATTGGAAGACAGCCCGTTCGACCAGGTGCACCGGAGCCAGACTGAGGCCCTGACTAAGCAGGCCCTCTCCACCTTGTCAGGTGACCACCAGGAAATCCTGCGGCTCGTGTATTACGAAGAACTTCCCTATGAGGACATCGCTGCGCTGCTCTCGATCCCGACGAATACCGTGAAAACTCGTGTCTTCTATGCGAAGCAACAACTGAAACGGCACCTTGAGAAGCTCGGACAGAAGGAACCGCTCAGATGA
- a CDS encoding zf-HC2 domain-containing protein — protein MSERETLPPDIHPEVTLLPWFASGTLKEPERQQVAQHLESCVSCRQELNEITAMKLDLGDAYRTSPQPSIELSRSVMRQVAQEAARHRTSSATQSSPLSGLDQWLRSLLQLPWIPTLAALALAVQFSLLLWVTQPPAPSDHITSRSIASPTARIRVTFHESATEGQIRGLLDSLHARINDGPDSDHTYVLRIDAADATVTQTVLDTLRGRTDIVINAGVLSP, from the coding sequence ATGAGTGAACGAGAGACGCTGCCGCCAGACATCCATCCGGAAGTAACGCTCCTCCCTTGGTTTGCGAGCGGTACTCTGAAAGAGCCGGAACGGCAGCAGGTTGCCCAGCACCTGGAAAGTTGTGTTTCTTGTCGTCAAGAGCTGAACGAGATCACGGCCATGAAGCTTGATCTGGGAGATGCCTATCGCACATCACCTCAACCATCCATTGAACTATCACGATCGGTCATGCGCCAAGTCGCTCAAGAGGCGGCACGGCACAGGACCTCCTCCGCCACACAGAGCTCCCCACTCAGCGGCCTAGACCAGTGGTTACGGTCCCTTCTTCAATTGCCATGGATACCGACTCTGGCCGCACTGGCCCTCGCGGTGCAGTTCAGCCTTCTGCTCTGGGTCACACAGCCCCCTGCTCCATCGGACCACATCACCTCCCGATCGATTGCGAGTCCGACCGCACGAATCAGAGTCACCTTTCACGAGTCCGCCACCGAAGGCCAGATTCGCGGCTTACTCGACTCACTCCATGCTCGAATCAACGACGGGCCGGATTCCGACCACACCTATGTCCTTCGCATCGATGCAGCCGATGCCACCGTCACACAGACAGTACTCGATACCTTGCGAGGCCGAACCGATATTGTGATCAACGCCGGGGTGCTGTCACCATGA
- a CDS encoding caspase family protein, with the protein MRYSTLTGTVLLLLIAIGSIAAHDQAGAQQASPSSGGAKRALLIGINKYRAVPKLQGSLNDIETMKRVLVSRWGFPEANIRTLTDEQATREGMLTALNQFVNETGPLDTVYIHYSGHGSQVADLNGDEPDDQLDETLVPQDGRTGAVPDITDDELDVIFGRLPTKNAFIVLDSCHSGTATRSLDIRTRSVPQDTRVNLYQAPPRPEVHTRGNIQMLPANFVLMTGAASHQEALDGPVEGRYHGFFSYALSKSLSATSVGATPREIFRGVEVELKRIQTHFGRASMPEPQLEAPPDLLERPLLGTTGSSSSRLAWTEVKPATPGTITLVNGLLLGAAPGSTWAIYPPGDATFTPGRALAIATVTHLDGQHAQAKLHPAGKRIQDHSRAVAFLPAAIGEKIPVHLLDVPSAQRKQIEQMLQKQIPNLELVGPEQAPRYMVSAQGSTIQLLAADGIQLVGSFDGNGDGWATGVAMVVSRSAHASELLTLDNPSSQLKIDLRVANAPAPGKQKVGTRGIAVVAADTQPARYRIRKPGKPRTAENTLQLQVKVNADAYISIVDVDSEGGVNLLFPNDYAKPSFYPEGFVKGGEIVLIPDSLHDSNRAGFYWDYSPPKGMDTVRVFSSTDLETAQMIRQRIKELQANASKTPGKISTRAVGESIDSIRGDLTKRATRGIVAISDQTTHQPGLVSAESSTEPGLSPLAVPSTQPDMVATPEPVSAPSAGPAPDWAATSITIKVEG; encoded by the coding sequence ATGCGTTACTCCACTCTCACCGGAACCGTGCTTCTGCTCCTGATCGCCATCGGCTCTATTGCCGCTCATGACCAGGCTGGAGCCCAACAGGCCAGCCCCTCGTCTGGCGGTGCAAAACGGGCGCTCTTGATCGGCATCAACAAGTACCGCGCCGTCCCGAAGCTCCAGGGTTCGCTGAACGACATTGAGACGATGAAACGGGTGCTCGTGAGCCGATGGGGCTTTCCGGAAGCAAACATTCGAACACTCACCGATGAGCAGGCAACGCGGGAAGGCATGCTCACCGCGCTCAATCAGTTCGTCAACGAGACCGGCCCCTTGGATACGGTCTACATCCATTACTCCGGCCATGGATCGCAAGTCGCCGACCTCAACGGTGATGAACCGGACGATCAGCTTGATGAGACACTGGTGCCTCAAGACGGCCGTACCGGCGCAGTCCCGGATATCACTGACGATGAATTGGACGTTATTTTCGGACGGTTGCCGACCAAGAATGCCTTCATCGTCCTGGATTCCTGTCATTCCGGAACGGCAACCCGCTCACTCGATATTCGCACACGCTCTGTTCCTCAAGACACGCGCGTCAACCTCTATCAAGCCCCCCCCCGACCAGAGGTGCACACGAGGGGCAACATTCAAATGCTCCCGGCCAACTTCGTGCTCATGACTGGAGCTGCATCGCATCAAGAAGCGCTGGATGGCCCGGTCGAGGGACGCTACCACGGATTCTTTTCCTACGCGCTCTCGAAGAGTCTGAGCGCCACATCTGTCGGTGCGACGCCTCGGGAGATCTTCCGCGGGGTCGAGGTCGAGTTGAAACGGATTCAAACTCATTTTGGGCGCGCCTCCATGCCAGAGCCGCAACTGGAAGCACCCCCCGATCTGCTCGAACGACCGCTCCTGGGAACCACCGGCAGTTCATCGTCCCGCCTCGCCTGGACCGAGGTCAAACCCGCTACGCCGGGAACAATTACGCTGGTAAACGGACTCTTGTTAGGTGCGGCCCCGGGATCGACATGGGCGATTTATCCTCCAGGCGATGCAACCTTCACCCCGGGCCGGGCTCTGGCAATCGCCACGGTCACGCACCTCGATGGCCAGCATGCGCAGGCCAAGCTTCATCCGGCCGGGAAAAGAATTCAGGACCATTCAAGGGCGGTGGCATTCTTGCCGGCAGCCATCGGGGAGAAGATTCCCGTCCACCTCCTCGATGTGCCGTCAGCGCAACGCAAGCAGATCGAACAAATGTTGCAGAAACAAATCCCAAATCTTGAGCTGGTGGGCCCGGAACAGGCTCCACGATATATGGTCAGTGCACAGGGCTCTACGATCCAGCTGCTGGCGGCCGATGGCATTCAACTGGTCGGCTCGTTCGATGGGAACGGCGACGGGTGGGCTACAGGAGTCGCGATGGTGGTCTCACGCTCGGCTCATGCCTCGGAATTGCTGACTCTGGACAATCCGTCATCCCAACTCAAGATTGACCTTCGCGTGGCCAACGCCCCGGCACCGGGAAAACAGAAAGTCGGGACGCGCGGCATCGCAGTCGTCGCAGCCGATACCCAGCCGGCGCGCTACCGTATCCGGAAACCAGGGAAGCCGCGCACAGCTGAAAACACACTGCAGCTTCAGGTCAAGGTTAATGCGGACGCGTACATCTCCATTGTCGACGTCGATTCAGAGGGGGGTGTGAATCTGTTATTTCCAAATGATTACGCCAAGCCTAGCTTCTATCCCGAGGGATTCGTCAAGGGCGGAGAGATCGTGCTGATACCAGACTCTCTCCATGACTCCAACCGGGCAGGCTTCTATTGGGACTACAGTCCTCCGAAGGGCATGGACACAGTTCGCGTCTTCAGCAGCACCGACCTTGAGACGGCGCAGATGATTCGCCAGCGTATCAAGGAGCTCCAAGCCAATGCCTCAAAGACGCCTGGAAAGATCAGTACCCGAGCGGTCGGTGAATCCATCGACTCAATTCGCGGGGACCTTACCAAGCGTGCGACGCGAGGGATCGTTGCCATCTCTGATCAGACAACCCATCAGCCGGGGCTGGTCAGTGCAGAGTCATCGACAGAACCGGGGCTTTCTCCCCTCGCAGTTCCATCCACCCAGCCTGATATGGTGGCGACACCGGAGCCCGTGTCTGCTCCGTCGGCAGGACCGGCGCCTGATTGGGCCGCCACTTCGATCACAATTAAAGTTGAGGGGTGA
- a CDS encoding XTP/dITP diphosphatase, producing the protein MISEVVLATRNRHKVEELAALLGDLGIRIRTLADFPHAPEVEEDGATCEANAIKKACEIARATGLTAVADDTGLEVDALDGRPGVYAARYAGEHATYEDNCRKLVQELEGVPHERRTARFITVAAIAVPGEPVQVTQGVLTGYITDKASGSKGFGYDPVFYVPELKATLAEISAEQKNRISHRAKAFLQAKELLRARQSESIVGA; encoded by the coding sequence GTGATTTCAGAAGTCGTCCTCGCGACGAGAAACAGGCACAAAGTCGAAGAATTGGCGGCGTTGCTTGGCGATTTGGGCATTCGGATCCGCACGCTGGCTGATTTTCCGCACGCACCTGAAGTTGAAGAAGACGGTGCGACCTGTGAGGCCAATGCCATCAAGAAGGCTTGCGAGATTGCGAGGGCAACGGGGTTGACGGCCGTGGCCGATGATACCGGGCTGGAAGTGGACGCACTGGATGGCAGGCCTGGCGTCTATGCAGCCCGCTATGCGGGGGAGCACGCCACCTACGAAGATAATTGTCGCAAGCTGGTTCAGGAGCTCGAGGGCGTTCCGCACGAGCGACGGACCGCTCGATTCATCACGGTAGCGGCCATCGCCGTACCGGGAGAACCCGTTCAGGTGACGCAGGGGGTTTTAACCGGGTATATTACGGACAAGGCCAGCGGGTCAAAAGGATTCGGATACGATCCGGTCTTCTATGTGCCGGAGTTGAAGGCGACGCTAGCAGAGATTTCTGCTGAGCAGAAAAATCGTATCAGTCATCGCGCAAAGGCGTTTCTGCAAGCCAAGGAACTCCTTCGCGCACGGCAGTCTGAGAGCATCGTCGGGGCGTAG
- the rph gene encoding ribonuclease PH, whose translation MSAAAGLVRFDGRRKDQHRPVKVTRNFTKHAEGSVLIEMGDTKVICTASIEEKVPPFLKGKGSGWVTAEYSMLPRATHERTSREAVKGKQGGRTLEIQRLVGRALRSVTDMTQMGERSIWIDCDVIQADGGTRTASITGAFIALADAFMVLKKKDMIRRLPLTDYLAAISVGKVGGEVMVDLAYTEDSMAEVDMNLVMTGRGRYVEVQGTAEKTPFAKQDMDEFLNLGWQAIQRLTAIQKELIGSLD comes from the coding sequence ATGAGTGCGGCAGCCGGATTAGTGCGATTTGATGGCAGACGGAAGGACCAGCATCGGCCGGTCAAAGTGACGAGGAATTTTACCAAACACGCCGAAGGATCTGTCCTCATTGAAATGGGGGATACCAAGGTCATTTGCACGGCGTCGATCGAAGAGAAAGTGCCCCCGTTTCTCAAAGGAAAAGGCAGCGGATGGGTGACGGCTGAATATTCCATGCTCCCCCGTGCGACCCATGAGCGGACTTCCCGGGAAGCCGTCAAAGGAAAGCAGGGCGGAAGAACGCTGGAAATCCAACGGCTGGTTGGCCGCGCGTTGCGGTCCGTGACCGACATGACGCAAATGGGTGAGCGGAGCATCTGGATCGACTGCGACGTGATTCAAGCCGACGGGGGAACCAGGACCGCGTCGATTACCGGGGCGTTTATTGCCTTGGCAGATGCGTTCATGGTGCTGAAGAAGAAAGATATGATCAGGCGCCTTCCGCTGACTGACTATTTGGCGGCGATTAGTGTCGGTAAAGTCGGCGGGGAAGTCATGGTGGATTTGGCCTATACCGAAGACTCCATGGCTGAAGTGGATATGAATCTTGTGATGACCGGCCGAGGTCGGTATGTCGAGGTTCAAGGAACTGCGGAAAAGACCCCCTTTGCCAAGCAGGATATGGACGAGTTTTTGAATCTTGGATGGCAGGCCATTCAGCGGCTCACGGCCATTCAAAAAGAACTCATCGGTTCCTTAGACTAG
- a CDS encoding response regulator yields the protein MPTSPDRDTQQALLENRNILVVDDEEPIRRLLGYMLQTHGYTVTLAADAREARQKIEEQPFALMLCDVNMPGESGMDLVRNLLVDRPHIAAIMVTGLDSSVLANAALDMGAFGYIVKPFESNEVLIDVANALRRRRLEMENRLHRDNLEDIVRTRTMALQQALEWLERSEKELRLSREETIERLAIAAEFRDSSTAQHIQRMSHYCELLARKVGLAPERVDLIRTASPMHDIGKIGTPDHVLLKPGKFTAAEFDVISQHAEIGYKILSGSDSELLKVAAIIAWTHHERYDGTGYPRKLKGEEIPIEGRIASIADNFDAMTTARVYKPAFDFEHARDLMIKERGRHFDPQLLDLFLSSPEDLRRIHEQYADHSRQDPTAA from the coding sequence ATGCCTACTTCGCCTGATCGGGATACACAACAAGCTCTCCTTGAAAACCGGAATATTCTGGTCGTCGACGATGAGGAACCGATTCGCCGCCTACTGGGCTACATGCTCCAAACTCATGGCTATACCGTCACACTTGCCGCCGATGCGCGTGAAGCCCGCCAAAAGATTGAGGAACAACCCTTCGCCTTGATGCTGTGCGACGTGAACATGCCCGGAGAATCCGGCATGGATCTCGTCCGTAACCTGCTTGTGGACCGTCCCCACATTGCCGCCATCATGGTCACCGGACTCGATAGCTCCGTGCTGGCAAACGCCGCTCTCGACATGGGAGCGTTCGGGTATATCGTCAAGCCATTCGAATCAAACGAAGTGCTTATCGATGTCGCCAATGCCTTGCGCCGTCGCCGCTTGGAAATGGAAAACCGCTTACATCGAGACAATCTTGAAGACATCGTCAGAACCAGAACGATGGCTTTGCAACAGGCCCTTGAGTGGCTGGAACGCAGCGAGAAAGAACTCCGCCTCTCCCGGGAAGAAACCATCGAACGATTGGCGATCGCCGCTGAGTTCCGTGATAGCTCGACCGCCCAGCATATCCAGCGGATGAGCCACTATTGCGAATTGCTGGCACGCAAGGTAGGTCTGGCGCCTGAGCGGGTTGACCTGATTCGGACCGCCAGCCCGATGCATGATATCGGCAAGATAGGAACTCCGGATCACGTGCTTCTTAAGCCGGGGAAATTCACCGCGGCTGAGTTTGACGTCATCTCCCAGCACGCAGAGATCGGTTATAAGATTCTCTCTGGATCTGACTCGGAGCTCCTGAAAGTCGCCGCAATCATTGCATGGACACATCACGAACGGTATGACGGAACCGGATACCCCCGCAAGTTGAAAGGCGAGGAGATTCCGATCGAGGGACGCATTGCCTCTATCGCTGACAACTTCGATGCCATGACCACGGCCCGAGTCTATAAACCGGCCTTTGACTTCGAACACGCCCGCGACTTGATGATCAAAGAACGCGGCCGACACTTCGACCCGCAATTACTCGACCTCTTCCTGTCATCCCCCGAGGATCTCCGCCGCATTCACGAGCAATACGCTGACCATTCACGGCAAGATCCCACAGCCGCTTAG